A genomic stretch from Lathyrus oleraceus cultivar Zhongwan6 chromosome 2, CAAS_Psat_ZW6_1.0, whole genome shotgun sequence includes:
- the LOC127123843 gene encoding intermembrane lipid transfer protein VPS13-like, translating into MFEGLVHQLLLGYLGRYFKDIQKRQLKIRLEEVLLENVELILEAFDYLQLPFALKQGRVGRLSIKIPWKKPWDPFIIILEDVFISASKQDDQDWSVDAVEKREFAGKKAKLAAAELGKLSRRVSGGLAGQSFISHVTAKIIDNIQVDIRNFHVLYSDVQNDLGHISFGLKFSNLTMKQNLVGRGSDSSSLSWLNNTEVI; encoded by the coding sequence ATGTTTGAAGGTCTGGTTCATCAGTTGCTTTTGGGTTACCTGGGTCGATATTTCAAGGACATCCAGAAACGACAGCTGAAGATTAGACTTGAGGAAGTACTATTGGAGAATGTGGAGCTGATACTCGAAGCATTTGATTATCTCCAGCTTCCATTCGCACTTAAGCAAGGTCGAGTTGGGAGGTTAAGCATCAAAATTCCATGGAAAAAGCCTTGGGACCCCTTTATAATTATTTTAGAAGATGTATTTATTTCTGCTTCAAAGCAAGATGATCAAGACTGGAGTGTTGATGCTGTTGAAAAAAGAGAATTTGCTGGCAAAAAGGCCAAGCTAGCAGCAGCAGAGTTGGGGAAATTATCCAGACGTGTGAGTGGTGGTCTTGCTGGGCAATCTTTTATTTCTCATGTCACTGCCAAGATTATTGACAACATTCAAGTAGACATACGGAATTTTCATGTTTTGTACAGTGATGTGCAAAATGACTTGGGGCATATTTCGTTTGGTTTGAAGTTTTCTAACTTGACCATGAAGCAAAATCTTGTTGGGCGGGGAAGCGATTCGAGTTCACTGTCATGGTTAAACAACACAGAGGTCATTTGA